A single genomic interval of Bacteroidia bacterium harbors:
- a CDS encoding acyl-CoA dehydrogenase family protein has product MSTETKPTTALKGGEWLIKESEAQNVFIPEEFTEEQLMIAKTCSDFIEQEVAPIMDRIDSMEEGLMPKLLEKAGELGILAVSYPEEYGGFGKDLVTNILSTEATGTGHSFSVAFSAHNGIGTLPLLYYGTPEQKAKYMPKLATAEWKACYCLTEPSSGSDANSGKTRATLSADGKHYILNGQKMWITNAGFADLFTVFAKIDDDENLSAFLVEKSFGGISLNAEEKKMGIKGSSTRQVFFNNCHVPVENLLSERQNGFKIAVNILNIGRLKLGAAAIGGGKAAASYSVKYANEREQFGRPISKYGAIRYKLAEMCIRTWVNESAVYRASQDIENAIKALVSAGMDEGKAKLKGFEQYAIECAILKVFGSEAIDYVVDEAVQIYGGMGFSAESPTDRSYRDARINRIFEGTNEINRMLTVDMFLRRAMKGELDLMGPATKIAGELMSIPEFGSEDEGLFTNERKYIKNFKKAALMIAGSAVQKFMMSLSKEQEILMNLADILIGIYTAESALLRAEKLVSIKGETACQDQIDMAKTYINSVADSIYLAGKEAINSYAEGDELRMMQMGLKRFTKTEPYNAKEARRRIAAKLIDAGKWCF; this is encoded by the coding sequence ATGTCAACTGAAACTAAACCAACAACCGCATTAAAAGGTGGTGAATGGCTGATTAAAGAATCAGAAGCACAAAATGTATTTATCCCGGAAGAATTTACCGAGGAACAATTAATGATTGCTAAAACTTGTTCTGATTTTATTGAGCAAGAAGTTGCACCAATCATGGATCGCATCGACAGCATGGAAGAAGGATTAATGCCTAAATTGCTGGAAAAAGCAGGTGAATTAGGAATCTTGGCAGTTTCGTATCCGGAAGAATACGGTGGATTTGGAAAAGATCTTGTTACGAATATTCTTTCAACAGAGGCAACAGGAACAGGACACTCCTTTTCAGTTGCTTTTTCTGCTCACAATGGTATTGGTACCTTGCCTCTATTGTATTACGGAACTCCGGAACAAAAAGCAAAATACATGCCTAAACTGGCAACTGCAGAATGGAAAGCTTGTTATTGTTTAACTGAACCTTCTAGTGGCTCTGATGCCAATAGTGGTAAAACCAGAGCAACTCTTTCGGCAGATGGAAAACACTACATCCTAAATGGTCAAAAAATGTGGATTACCAATGCCGGGTTTGCTGATTTATTTACTGTATTCGCTAAGATTGATGATGATGAGAACTTGTCTGCATTTTTAGTTGAGAAATCCTTTGGCGGAATTAGTTTGAATGCTGAGGAGAAAAAAATGGGTATTAAAGGTTCTTCCACCAGACAAGTATTCTTCAACAATTGCCATGTTCCAGTAGAGAATTTACTTTCTGAACGCCAAAACGGATTCAAAATCGCTGTAAACATTTTGAATATTGGTCGTCTAAAACTTGGAGCGGCCGCAATCGGTGGAGGTAAAGCTGCTGCCTCATATTCAGTTAAATATGCCAACGAACGCGAACAATTTGGACGTCCAATTTCCAAATATGGAGCAATACGCTATAAACTGGCCGAAATGTGCATCCGTACTTGGGTGAACGAATCTGCGGTTTATCGTGCTTCCCAAGACATTGAAAACGCTATCAAAGCATTGGTGTCTGCTGGAATGGACGAAGGAAAGGCCAAATTAAAAGGCTTTGAGCAATATGCTATTGAATGTGCCATTTTGAAAGTTTTTGGTTCTGAAGCCATTGATTATGTAGTGGATGAAGCTGTTCAAATTTATGGTGGAATGGGTTTTTCTGCAGAATCACCAACAGATCGTTCTTACCGTGACGCCCGTATTAACAGAATCTTCGAAGGAACTAATGAAATAAACAGAATGTTAACCGTTGATATGTTCTTGCGTCGTGCTATGAAAGGAGAATTGGATTTAATGGGGCCTGCGACAAAAATCGCTGGAGAATTAATGAGTATTCCTGAATTTGGTTCAGAAGACGAAGGCTTATTTACCAATGAAAGAAAATACATCAAAAATTTCAAAAAAGCAGCCTTGATGATTGCAGGTTCAGCGGTACAAAAATTCATGATGAGCTTATCAAAAGAGCAAGAAATTCTAATGAATCTTGCAGATATCCTTATCGGAATCTACACTGCAGAAAGTGCTTTGTTAAGAGCTGAAAAGCTAGTTTCTATTAAAGGAGAAACCGCTTGCCAAGATCAAATTGATATGGCTAAAACCTATATAAACTCAGTAGCAGATTCTATTTATTTAGCCGGAAAAGAGGCTATTAATTCCTATGCAGAAGGTGACGAACTTCGCATGATGCAAATGGGACTAAAACGTTTCACCAAAACTGAGCCTTATAACGCTAAAGAAGCTCGCAGACGCATTGCTGCAAAACTAATTGATGCAGGTAAATGGTGCTTCTAA
- the lon gene encoding endopeptidase La, with protein sequence MSKFEIKPFGMDSIVDEDTEFIPVMTTEEEESMNKVDIPTEVGILPLRNTVLFPGVVIPITVGRDKSIKLIQEAYKKKTFVGVVSQKDQNIDDPGFEDLNQVGTLAVVIKLFKMPDGSTTAIIQGKKRFNLDTYLGNEPYLKATIQEFVEIKANEDDQEYNAIIGSVKDISHQIIKLSPNIPSEAGFALNNIDSTSFLLNFISSNMNATVAEKQQILEITDQKERAKTILAHLSKDLQLLEIKNQIQSKVKVEVDKQQREYFLNQQLKTIKEELGGGNDRELEELKEKAKTKKWTKQTQGLFEKELDKLGRMNPNAAEYSIQMNYLETLLELPWNDCSKDNFDLKNASKVLDKDHFGLDKVKKRILEHLAVLKLKGDMKSPILCLYGPPGVGKTSLGKSIAKALGRKYVRMSLGGLRDEAEIRGHRKTYIGAMPGRIIQNIKKVNKSNPVFVLDEIDKVGASHQGDPSSALLEVLDPEQNTTFYDNYLEMDYDLSKVMFIATANNLNSIQPALLDRMEIIDISGYTLEEKIQIAKNHLVPKQIEEHGLKKKQVELSEEVLAFIIDKYTRESGVRTLEREVAKVIRAIALKVAVKEDYLPQLSIKEVGEILGISHYNRDKAINNDLAGVVTGLAWTPFGGDILFIETSLSKGKSKLTLTGNLGDVMKESAIIALEYLKAHGEQYGIAAHSFDNWNIHIHVPEGATPKDGPSAGITIFVALLSAFTQQKVKSNLAMTGEITLRGKILPVGGIKEKILAAKRSGITNIILCADNKKDVEDINDRYLEGLRFQYVSNMEELFEAAILPEKVSKPLDINFIPAKETRI encoded by the coding sequence ATGAGTAAATTTGAAATTAAACCATTTGGAATGGATTCCATAGTAGACGAGGATACGGAGTTTATCCCTGTAATGACTACGGAAGAAGAAGAAAGTATGAACAAGGTTGATATTCCTACAGAAGTAGGAATATTACCACTCCGAAATACAGTATTATTTCCCGGTGTTGTAATACCGATTACGGTTGGAAGAGATAAGTCGATTAAACTTATCCAGGAAGCCTATAAAAAGAAAACTTTTGTAGGAGTAGTTTCACAAAAAGATCAAAATATTGATGACCCCGGGTTTGAGGATTTGAACCAAGTTGGGACCTTAGCTGTGGTTATCAAGTTGTTCAAAATGCCGGATGGAAGTACAACGGCAATTATTCAGGGCAAGAAGCGGTTTAATTTGGATACCTACTTAGGCAATGAACCATATTTAAAAGCCACCATACAAGAATTTGTTGAAATAAAAGCCAATGAAGATGACCAGGAGTATAATGCGATAATAGGATCAGTAAAAGACATTTCGCATCAAATTATCAAATTATCACCCAATATACCTTCTGAAGCAGGATTTGCCCTCAACAATATTGATAGTACCTCATTTTTGTTGAATTTTATCTCATCCAATATGAATGCGACTGTGGCCGAGAAGCAACAAATATTGGAGATAACAGATCAAAAGGAAAGGGCAAAAACTATTTTAGCTCATTTATCCAAAGATCTTCAATTGTTGGAAATTAAGAATCAAATCCAGTCCAAAGTAAAGGTTGAAGTAGATAAACAGCAACGGGAGTATTTTCTAAATCAACAACTAAAAACAATTAAGGAAGAGCTAGGTGGAGGTAATGATAGAGAGTTAGAGGAGTTAAAAGAAAAAGCTAAGACAAAAAAATGGACCAAACAAACCCAAGGATTGTTTGAAAAGGAATTGGACAAGTTGGGAAGAATGAACCCCAATGCGGCCGAATATTCAATTCAAATGAACTATTTGGAAACTTTGTTGGAACTTCCATGGAATGATTGTTCCAAAGATAATTTTGATCTGAAGAATGCATCCAAGGTATTGGATAAGGATCATTTTGGATTAGACAAGGTTAAGAAGCGGATTCTGGAGCATTTGGCGGTTTTGAAATTAAAGGGAGATATGAAATCCCCCATACTTTGTTTATATGGACCTCCTGGGGTTGGAAAAACCTCGTTGGGTAAATCAATTGCAAAAGCATTGGGTAGAAAATATGTTCGGATGTCATTGGGCGGTTTGCGCGATGAAGCCGAAATCCGTGGACATCGAAAAACCTATATTGGAGCGATGCCGGGAAGAATAATCCAGAACATTAAAAAGGTTAACAAGTCTAATCCAGTTTTTGTATTGGATGAAATAGATAAGGTTGGGGCTAGTCATCAAGGTGATCCTTCTTCGGCCTTGTTAGAGGTACTCGATCCGGAGCAAAACACCACGTTTTATGACAATTATCTGGAGATGGATTATGATTTATCCAAGGTGATGTTTATTGCAACTGCCAATAATTTAAATTCTATTCAACCGGCGTTATTAGATAGGATGGAGATAATTGATATTAGTGGTTATACTTTAGAAGAGAAAATTCAAATTGCCAAGAATCACTTGGTTCCAAAGCAAATAGAAGAACATGGTTTAAAGAAAAAGCAGGTTGAATTATCGGAAGAAGTTCTTGCATTTATTATTGATAAATATACTCGTGAATCTGGGGTAAGAACCCTGGAAAGAGAGGTGGCGAAAGTGATAAGGGCAATTGCGTTGAAAGTTGCTGTAAAGGAGGACTATTTGCCACAGCTTTCGATAAAAGAGGTAGGAGAAATATTGGGGATATCACATTATAACAGAGATAAGGCAATAAACAATGATTTGGCGGGGGTTGTTACGGGTTTGGCATGGACTCCATTTGGTGGTGACATATTGTTCATTGAAACTAGTTTAAGTAAAGGGAAAAGTAAATTAACTTTAACGGGAAATTTAGGAGATGTGATGAAAGAAAGTGCCATTATTGCCTTAGAATATTTAAAAGCACATGGCGAACAGTATGGAATAGCAGCACATTCCTTTGATAATTGGAATATACATATTCATGTTCCGGAAGGAGCAACACCTAAAGATGGACCATCAGCTGGAATTACCATTTTTGTTGCCTTGTTATCGGCATTTACTCAACAAAAGGTTAAGTCAAATTTAGCCATGACAGGTGAAATTACCTTAAGGGGGAAAATTTTACCGGTAGGAGGAATAAAAGAAAAGATTTTAGCGGCTAAACGTTCAGGAATAACCAATATAATACTTTGTGCAGACAATAAGAAAGATGTAGAGGATATAAATGACAGGTATTTGGAAGGATTAAGGTTTCAATATGTCTCCAATATGGAAGAATTGTTTGAAGCTGCTATACTTCCCGAGAAAGTGTCTAAACCGCTTGACATTAATTTTATTCCTGCCAAAGAAACTAGGATTTAG
- the recF gene encoding DNA replication and repair protein RecF (All proteins in this family for which functions are known are DNA-binding proteins that assist the filamentation of RecA onto DNA for the initiation of recombination or recombinational repair.): MILQEFSFTNFRSYSHAHVSFKERIICFIGKNGSGKTNLLDGIYYLAFCKSYFNPNDSQVIKHEQNFMSLTGKFDIEGETLTISCGLKPGQRKIFKKNEKEYQRLSDHIGIISVVMISPTDQFLITEGSDERRKFVDSVIALNDKIYLDNLITYNRILLQRNILLKQMGENRNFDPTVLEILDMQLDEPGSYIYLSRKKFVHEFEELFIKLYQQISLSNEVPSIIYDSDLNSSSFLPLLTQSHSKDFSAWTTTKGIHKDDFVFLLNNFPLKKFASQGQQKTFLLSLKLAQFYWLKQAKGIKPILLLDDIFEKLDQSRVEHLFELVSSEEFGQVFISDTDKKRIQQAFKSLGVTPQFIETPTEVEI, translated from the coding sequence GTGATTCTTCAAGAATTTTCCTTCACCAATTTCAGAAGCTATTCCCATGCCCATGTTTCCTTTAAAGAAAGAATCATTTGCTTTATTGGAAAAAACGGAAGTGGGAAAACAAATTTATTAGATGGAATCTACTATTTGGCTTTTTGTAAAAGTTATTTTAATCCAAACGACTCCCAAGTTATTAAACATGAACAGAATTTCATGTCACTAACTGGGAAATTTGACATAGAAGGTGAAACTTTAACCATTTCCTGCGGATTAAAACCTGGTCAACGGAAAATATTCAAAAAGAACGAAAAGGAATACCAGCGACTTTCTGATCATATTGGAATAATTTCGGTTGTAATGATTTCTCCTACTGATCAATTCCTTATAACTGAAGGAAGCGATGAACGAAGGAAGTTTGTTGATTCAGTAATTGCACTAAATGATAAAATTTACCTGGATAACCTTATTACCTATAATCGAATTCTTCTCCAAAGAAATATACTCCTAAAGCAAATGGGAGAAAACCGAAACTTTGATCCTACGGTATTGGAAATTTTGGATATGCAATTGGATGAACCGGGATCCTATATCTACCTTTCTAGAAAAAAATTTGTCCACGAATTTGAAGAACTTTTCATTAAATTATATCAACAAATCTCCCTTTCAAACGAAGTTCCTTCCATAATTTATGATTCTGACCTGAACTCATCGTCATTTCTACCTTTACTGACCCAATCTCATTCGAAGGATTTCTCTGCCTGGACAACAACCAAAGGAATTCATAAAGACGATTTTGTATTTCTTTTAAATAATTTCCCTCTTAAGAAATTTGCTAGTCAAGGTCAACAAAAAACTTTTTTACTTTCTTTAAAATTGGCTCAGTTCTATTGGTTAAAACAAGCCAAAGGCATAAAACCTATTTTACTTCTGGATGATATTTTTGAAAAATTAGATCAATCCAGGGTGGAACATCTATTTGAATTAGTCTCTTCTGAAGAGTTTGGACAAGTATTTATTTCAGATACCGATAAGAAAAGAATTCAACAAGCTTTTAAATCACTAGGTGTTACGCCTCAATTTATTGAAACACCAACCGAAGTAGAAATTTAA
- a CDS encoding acetyl-CoA C-acyltransferase, protein MEAYIIGGYRTAVGKAPRGLFRFTRVDDLAADVIKHLVAQFPQLDKEQIDDVIVGNATPEAEQGLNMGRMISLMGLNTDKVPGMTVNRYCSSGLESIAIATAKIKAGMADVIIAGGAETMSPIPFGGWKIVPNYTYAKSNPDYYWGMGLTAEAVANDYKISREEQDEFSFKSHQKAFAAIQAGKFKDDIVPITVKEVYLDAKEKRKEREYIVDTDEGPRADTTIDKLAKLKPVFHAKGTVTAGNASQTSDGAAFLLVVSERMLKQLNVKPIARLVSYGVNGLEPRVMGVGPIYAIPNAIKRAGLTLNDIDQIELNEAFASQSLAIIKTLGINPEIVNVNGGAIALGHPLGCTGGKLSVQLLNEMRRRNQKYGIVTMCVGTGQGAAGVFELL, encoded by the coding sequence ATGGAAGCATACATCATTGGCGGTTATCGTACCGCTGTTGGAAAAGCACCTCGTGGACTTTTCCGTTTTACTAGGGTGGATGATTTGGCTGCAGATGTTATCAAACATCTTGTTGCTCAATTTCCCCAACTAGACAAAGAGCAAATTGACGACGTTATCGTTGGAAATGCAACTCCGGAAGCCGAGCAAGGCCTTAACATGGGTCGTATGATTTCACTTATGGGATTAAATACCGATAAGGTTCCTGGAATGACGGTGAACCGTTACTGTTCTTCAGGTTTAGAATCTATTGCCATAGCTACAGCAAAAATCAAAGCCGGAATGGCCGATGTAATTATTGCCGGTGGCGCAGAAACCATGAGTCCTATACCATTTGGTGGGTGGAAAATCGTTCCCAATTATACTTATGCCAAAAGCAATCCTGATTACTATTGGGGAATGGGTTTGACTGCAGAGGCAGTTGCTAATGACTATAAAATTAGTCGGGAAGAACAAGATGAATTTTCATTTAAATCTCATCAAAAGGCATTTGCAGCTATACAAGCAGGTAAGTTTAAGGATGACATTGTTCCAATTACTGTGAAAGAAGTTTACCTTGATGCTAAAGAAAAACGCAAAGAAAGGGAATATATAGTAGATACCGATGAAGGGCCACGTGCAGATACAACGATCGATAAGTTGGCTAAGTTAAAACCAGTTTTTCATGCCAAAGGAACTGTTACTGCAGGTAATGCCTCCCAAACTTCAGATGGTGCAGCATTTTTATTGGTTGTTTCAGAACGAATGCTTAAACAACTGAATGTTAAACCTATTGCACGCTTAGTTTCTTATGGTGTTAATGGCCTAGAACCAAGAGTGATGGGTGTTGGACCAATTTATGCTATTCCAAACGCTATAAAACGTGCAGGCTTAACACTGAATGATATCGACCAAATCGAATTAAATGAAGCCTTTGCATCTCAATCTTTGGCAATTATCAAAACTCTTGGAATCAATCCGGAAATTGTGAATGTAAATGGAGGTGCCATTGCACTGGGTCACCCTCTTGGATGCACAGGTGGAAAACTATCTGTACAACTTCTGAATGAAATGAGAAGACGTAACCAAAAGTATGGAATAGTAACCATGTGTGTTGGTACAGGCCAAGGAGCAGCAGGCGTATTTGAACTTCTTTAA
- a CDS encoding PAS domain S-box protein, translating into MAQGIEKILILDDKPGDIKAINSELKAAFSLHNTRIAHSKQDFERLFFEFQPEVILSDFSLPGYNGLEAFEFCKKNQYEGAFILLAENIKEESLIEFLKEGMDDYLQKPKLKRLNESINSALERINLIKFKEKALKREKEQSQLLKDLFESCFEATIITKNGVFIDVNPTFENLFKYTKSELIGKQVFNYLHPDYVSEAKHHILNNTRDKYILKVYDKNGQLLTTEVLGRPILMNGETFRITSLRDITKIEQQEDALSVKFEELERKQKILLDLARDNHTNVENSIRKIIKVDAELVNVERVSLWIYSKDRSQIQCRLMYKASSASFEMGSLLSKETNPVYFDYIEKHRFISADDALTDPRTSEFTDSYLKINGISSMLDVPIWVHGNHIGILCHEHVGNKRTWSPEEVSLVTNLADFLANALGAEEQEKTLKRLIKSEFRPLDPKPTPGVGQWELNVESQTLICSPEAYTMHGRDPKSGSISLYEYSRLVHPDDRNYFKESINKVLKDNEFRRFGYRIILPNGQTKYIQAKIKRLDFVNSYKVYGTLRENTFVEA; encoded by the coding sequence ATGGCGCAAGGAATCGAGAAAATACTAATTCTAGACGATAAACCCGGAGATATCAAAGCGATTAATTCGGAATTAAAAGCTGCATTTTCCTTGCACAACACAAGAATAGCCCATTCTAAGCAAGATTTCGAACGTCTTTTTTTTGAATTTCAACCGGAGGTGATTCTTTCGGACTTTAGTTTGCCTGGTTACAATGGTCTTGAAGCATTTGAATTTTGCAAAAAAAATCAATATGAAGGTGCTTTTATCCTTCTTGCAGAAAATATAAAGGAAGAAAGTTTAATCGAATTCCTGAAGGAAGGAATGGATGATTACTTACAAAAACCAAAGCTGAAAAGATTGAATGAATCCATTAACTCCGCTCTGGAAAGAATTAATCTGATTAAATTTAAAGAAAAGGCCCTAAAACGTGAAAAAGAACAAAGCCAATTATTAAAAGATTTATTTGAATCCTGCTTTGAAGCGACTATCATTACCAAAAATGGCGTTTTTATTGATGTAAACCCCACTTTCGAAAACCTTTTTAAATACACTAAATCAGAATTGATTGGTAAACAAGTTTTTAATTACTTGCATCCTGACTATGTATCAGAAGCCAAGCATCATATCCTGAATAATACCCGAGACAAATACATTCTTAAGGTGTATGATAAAAATGGACAACTATTAACTACTGAGGTTTTGGGCAGACCTATTTTAATGAATGGAGAAACTTTCCGAATTACCAGCCTGAGAGATATCACCAAAATTGAACAACAAGAAGATGCTTTAAGTGTCAAATTTGAAGAACTGGAAAGAAAGCAAAAAATTTTGCTTGACCTGGCAAGAGACAACCATACAAACGTTGAAAATTCCATTCGAAAAATAATAAAAGTAGATGCTGAATTGGTTAATGTTGAAAGAGTTAGCCTTTGGATTTATTCCAAAGATCGATCTCAAATTCAATGCCGTTTAATGTATAAGGCTTCTTCCGCTTCTTTCGAAATGGGTTCTTTACTCTCCAAAGAAACTAATCCGGTTTACTTCGACTATATCGAAAAGCATCGTTTTATCTCGGCTGATGATGCTTTGACCGATCCCCGTACCTCCGAATTTACAGATAGCTATTTAAAAATTAATGGCATATCTTCGATGTTGGATGTTCCAATTTGGGTTCATGGAAACCATATCGGTATTTTATGTCACGAACATGTCGGAAACAAAAGAACATGGAGTCCTGAAGAAGTTTCCTTGGTTACTAACCTGGCTGATTTCCTAGCCAATGCCCTTGGTGCAGAAGAACAAGAAAAAACCCTTAAAAGACTTATTAAATCAGAATTTAGACCCCTGGACCCTAAACCTACCCCTGGCGTTGGTCAATGGGAACTAAATGTAGAATCCCAAACCCTGATTTGCTCCCCTGAAGCCTATACTATGCATGGCCGTGACCCCAAATCTGGTAGTATTTCACTCTATGAATACTCCCGCTTGGTACACCCTGATGATCGAAATTACTTTAAAGAATCCATCAATAAGGTGCTTAAAGACAACGAATTTAGACGTTTTGGATATCGTATTATTCTTCCAAATGGCCAAACAAAATACATTCAAGCAAAAATTAAACGACTTGATTTTGTTAATTCTTATAAAGTCTATGGAACTCTAAGAGAAAATACGTTTGTAGAGGCCTGA